The genomic DNA AGGCCGTCTCAGGCATCCGGACTGTCCGAGGATTCAAAACAGAGAAGAGCGAGTCATGTCGCTATGATGCCTGTCTGATGGGCACTCACAACTTGAAGACTCGAAGGGACACTGTCAGAGCAGTGTATCTGCTTGTCCGAAGGGTAtatctttgtttttttaaattggtctgattgttttgttgatttgacagatttttgttttgctttcctaaaataagtatatttttaatgcattatttcatgtttgtgtgcaagtgGCAAGTAAGAGTGCTGAAAAGCATCTGCACAATAATTAGTTGCTAATTAACATAATTAATGGCATATTAATTTAAATATGAAATTAATTTCACATATATTTCATATTTACCTATTTgtaatgtatgcgtgtgtgtgtttatctttgTTAGATTACAGAACTTGGCATGAAAGTGGCCATGCTGTACTACGGCAGACTGATCATTCAGTCGGGACAGATGAGCACAGGGAATCTGGTGTCTTTCATCCTGTACCAGTCTGATCTGGCTGATAATATTAGAGTAAGTCTGCTCCTAAAGTGGTCTCGTGTTTTACATTGGAAACTCTAAAGGTTGTCAATTATTGTGGATGACATTGGCATTGTAATGGGTTCTGGAGCTAGTTTTTGTTTTATGCTTACAACCAGATCATAGCTGCAATGTGACTTGTTAACATAACAGGTGAATATGCATGGCATAGGGCCGGTTTCCCATACATGGATTAACCCTGATCCTAAACTAAAAGAGATTTTCATTGAAGTTTTCTTTTAGTCTATTACCAGGCTTAATCCATGCTCAGAAACCATTTTTATAATGTAAACAAATTCTAACATTTATATTTGTATCCTCTGATTCCACAGACCTTGATTTACATATTTGGGGACATGCTAAACTCTGTGAGTGCAGCTGGTAAGGTCTTTGAGTACCTGGACAGGAAACCTGAAGTTTGTACTGAGGGAACCCTCCAGCCTGATTCTCTGAAGGGACATGTCCTGTTCCAGAACCTCACTTTCTCCTACCCTACCCGCCGTGACCAGAAGGTTCTGAAGGTAAGGAAgcattatttatatattaatattccatatccaaattattttgaatgtcaGTTGTTCATTGAATTGTTTGTGACAATGACAGATAACAGGTGTTTGtactgtttttgtgtttctctctttttaggACTTTTGTCTTGAACTGAAGCCAGGGCAGATGACAGCTTTGGTGGGGGCCTCAGGTGGCGGCAAGACCACCTGTGTGAGTCTGCTGGAAAGATTCTACCAGGCCCAGGAGGGAGAGATCCTCCTGGATGGACAGCCACTGCAGAATTATCAGCACAAATATCTGCACAGAAAGGTGAGTGTGGGACTTATATGACAATGATGCCTAGTTTTAAAAGGTTTTGTTCTCAATCACCATTTTGATAGTGATTGCACAAGTGATAGCAAAGATATTGGCAGGGACATAGCTCTAGGCATTAACACTGAGATTGGCTGTGTCACACAGATTGCCATGGTGGGCCAGGAACCTGTGCTTTTCTCTGGTTCTGTGAAAGACAACATCGCCTATGGGCTGGGAGAGTGTTCCCTACAGAAAGTAGGAGTGGCGGCCCGCAAAGCCAATGCCCATGGCTTCATCTCCCAGCTGGAGAAACAATATGACACAGGTACCCTCCAAGACAAAAAGTTCAAAGTAATTCAAATATGGTGCAAATGTAGTGCTATCATATTTAAATGTTCTGATTCCTATTCTGTTTTAGGACAATAACCCTTCTTGTGTCTTTTGTACAGTCACATatgcaacaaataaataaataaagacacaGTTTAAGTAAACACAATTTATTCATTCATAACTCTCTGTCCTGTCAGatgtgggagagaggggaggtctGCTGTCGGGCGGTCAGAAGCAGCGCATTGCCATCGCCAGGGCTCTGATCAGAGAGCCACAGGTGCTCATCCTGGATGAGGTGACCAGCTGTCTGGACACAGAGAGTGAACAAATGGTACAGTTCTCCCTTTTATATGTGATATGAAGCTGTATATTATACATTGTTTattacacatgcatgtacacatgaCAATTCCACNNNNNNNNNNNNNNNNNNNNNNNNNNNNNNNNNNNNNNNNNNNNNNNNNNNNNNNNNNNNNNNNNNNNNNNNNNNNNNNNNNNNNNNNNNNNNNNNNNNNNNNNNNNNNNNNNNNNNNNNNNNNNNNNNNNNNNNNNNNNNNNNNNNNNNNNNNNNNNNNNNNNNNNNNNNNNNNNNNNNNNNNNNNNNNNNNNNNNNNNNNNNNNNNNNNNNNNNNNNNNNNNNNNNNNNNNNNNNNNNNNNNNNNNNNNNNNNNNNNNNNNNNNNNNNNNNNNNNNNNNNNNNNNNNNNNNNNNNNNNNNNNNNNNNNNNNNNNNNNNNNNNNNNNNNNNNNNNNNNNNNNNNNNNNNNNNNNNNNNNNNNNNNNNNNNNNNNNNNNNNNNNNNNNNNNNNNNNNNNNNNNNNNNNNNNNNNNNNNNNNNNNNNNNNNNNNNNNNNNNNNNNNNNNNNNNNNNNNNNNNNNNNNNNNNNNNNNNNNNNNNNNNNNNNNNNNNNNNNNNACAGAGTTACCTTGTAGGACATCTTAGGCTACATGTATGCCTAACTCTTGAAACATATACACTTGTTCTGAGCAGAATTACTCTGTTGGAACAGGTCCTTTAAACTTCAAACATGGAACTTTTATGTTGCCTGATTGTTTCCTTTACCATTTAATTCCTTGGCACACTTTTCCCTTTTTCCACCCTGTTATATCCCGGTCTAGGGCTTGTGGGATATAACAACGTTTTTGAGATGAGAGACGTGCAGACAACGAAACGTAACGTTAACGTGTTTTTATTAATACCAAAAAAAACAGTATGGAAAAAACAGTCCAGAGACTACAAAAACACAAGGCCTAAAAAGTAGGCCTCTGTGTCCAGGTGCTCACTCCTGGTCTCGCACCCCAGGGAGTGAAAAATGACGGTGGCTGCACGGGCAAGGCCCGAGGCTGCAGTGGCGGTGGCAACGAAAACGATCCTCCAAACGAGCAAGAGCGAGAGCTGCGCTCCCGATTGACGTCACCCAGCCACTTTTAAAGGGGCAGGTCGTCAAGACATCCAATAGGATCACGATACCAATCAGCTGCACCAATCGGCCTATAAGACAAATGAACAGAAACGGAGAATACACAGAAACGACCTACAGGGTCGTAACACACCCATTCCCATTCGACTGAAATAAGCAGGTCTGGGGCCGGTTCCCGATAACGCACACTCTTAGCGCGCTAAGAAGACTCAAAAGATATATCTTACCAAAGTTGTTTATGTTAAGTGTGTTCCCGAAGTGTCCCTTAGGAAGCTTCTTAACACACTGCCTCTTATGTTCGACGTTACAAAGGCGCTGTCCCAAGTGAAGGTGCTGAATTAGTTGACATCGATTGCTCAGGAATATGCACGAGGAAAAATACACGTGAAGGTGCATGACGGGGTTAAGAAACACAACACGtatgcaaatgaaacattcctcaaattattccagtaacatttattttaacatagtttAAGTTATCGGTAAAATATAAACTATTAACTAAATTatcaaattgtcagtaatatgtTCACACGATATGTTGTGACTGGTAGACTAACTAATCCCATCATCCACCCTCCTTATCCCGTTGTTGCCACTTGTGCGATTCTTGACATGGGTTTAACAACTTCTTAAAATTATGtaatacacttttatattaatggTAAGGTACCTTACAATTATAATTGATTGGCAAGCAGCTGCAGTTACTTCTGTTTAATGCGGTATTGATAGATagattttattgatccccaggggaaattcaaggttcaaataaaaaaaaatgccattggttaatgttttcaataaaaagcAATTTCAgacaatgaacagagagagatttagaTACAGTATGGTGGGGAAGCAACGTAAAAAAAAGGGCACCAAGCTTCTCGTCAGAGGAACTTGAAGTTTTGCTGGACGAGGTGAGCTTGCGCAAGGTGACACTGTTTTCCAGCTTTCGAATAACTtgtgcaacagcaacaaaaagagcTATGGGCGACATGGACTACACGCGTTTTTTGATTCAATACAAGGACACGTTGGATGGCTGCCATAGGCCTAGTTGGTCGCACTGGACACCACCATGCTTACCCATTTATAGATCTTAGCCATTTAGAGGCAAATtctttgccagcttttaatTATCAAAAGTGATTGCCAATTTAAACGCTTTTATGACATtactaaatagcctaggctaattaccaccatattagttctgataccaaataaagtaaacttcataAATAGGCCTGCATCCATTGCGAACATATTTTATTAGTCTTAAAATGTCCATAACATAAAATCATCGTTGAGCCACAACATTGTCAACATACTGTCGGCCTACCATAGTTTGACTTGTACTGTTGTTTGATTTCTAAAGAGACTGCTGCACAGTGGCGGCGACTAGCGTCTTGAGAGCTCAAACAACGCTAAGAGAGAGCTTACGAATGGTCCAGACCAACCTTACGAACGTCTGACTTACAGAAGATATACTTAGCGTACGAACGTGTCGGGAATCGTGCCATAACGTTAAGAGATAGGTTAAGGAATAGGTTAAGAACTGCTTAGCGATAAGAACGTTTTGGGGAACCGGCCCCAGTTCTTTATCTGCCTGCTTGATTAGACAATAGGTGCAGACGCCACTTCTATATACCCACGTGAATCATTTGGGTACAAAtgtaatttttttgagcagaaAATGATCTTTCAGGAAGTGCTGTTTCATAATTTGACGGGAATTGCTCTGGCACTCCTGGGCATTTCTCAAATAGCATCATAATCCAAGCCCCCTTTTTTACATTAAATTTACAAATATTTAGTTTTAGAGATAAGTATGTCGTGTTTGGTATCAAATTAAAACTTCTTGTATTTACTCTAACATCAACCCTTCATAGTCCTATTTCATTCAGAAGACATTCAAGTTGAATCAGAAGATGTATCATTACAACTGTCAGTCTGAAGAAATCTCTAACATGGTTGAACCCTTCTGGAGA from Alosa alosa isolate M-15738 ecotype Scorff River chromosome 20, AALO_Geno_1.1, whole genome shotgun sequence includes the following:
- the LOC125285690 gene encoding antigen peptide transporter 2-like; its protein translation is MRCAYVFTLAVCVDFIVYYVLDHRLLLGEFHEENTYTNLLRKWVSSGIRWVILHGVTHLVTNGSSVFLKRMLTTHCLLGPIFWTGRMVLFDSHPLEKSWFWLLNFLAAASACIFWELSCPDKSCQSDGEKKGQTASRVLFKRVILLYRPDYILLFGAFVFLSLAVLCEMFIPFYTGQVIDILRSQYQWNDFLTAILFMGLFSLGSSISAGCRGGLFMCAINSFTCRVRVKLFRSLVSQEIGFYETTKTGELTSRLSTDTNLMARAVALNVNVLLRTFIKTLGMLSLMLSLSWKLTLLMLMETPLTGLLQNIYDTFYQKLSKEVQDSIAQANDAAEEAVSGIRTVRGFKTEKSESCRYDACLMGTHNLKTRRDTVRAVYLLVRRITELGMKVAMLYYGRLIIQSGQMSTGNLVSFILYQSDLADNIRTLIYIFGDMLNSVSAAGKVFEYLDRKPEVCTEGTLQPDSLKGHVLFQNLTFSYPTRRDQKVLKDFCLELKPGQMTALVGASGGGKTTCVSLLERFYQAQEGEILLDGQPLQNYQHKYLHRKIAMVGQEPVLFSGSVKDNIAYGLGECSLQKVGVAARKANAHGFISQLEKQYDTDVGERGGLLSGGQKQRIAIARALIREPQVLILDEVTSCLDTESEQMVQFSLLYGVKNDGGCTGKARGCSGGGNENDPPNEQERELRSRLTSPSHF